In Actinoplanes lobatus, the DNA window AGATTCGGGCGCTGGCCGACGCTCCGAACGTCACCCATCTGGCCGGGGGAGTGCACGCGACGGCGGAGCCGGTGCAGACGCTGGACGCGGGCTGGGACATGGCGGCGATCGGCGAGGGCGAGTCGACCCTGCTGAGCCTGGTCGATGCGAAAGGTGACCCGACGGGCATCACCGGCCTGGCCTACCGGGACGCCACCGGCAACCTGATCAGGACCGGCAAGGCCAAACAGCGCGACCTCAACGACTTCCCGGGCTTCGCCCTCAAGTGGGACAAGTTCAACGCCCTCGAAATCACCCGTGGCTGCATCTACGCCTGCAGATTCTGCCAAACCCCGTTCATGTTCTCGGCGAAGTTCCGGCATCGGAGCATCGAGAACGTTCGTTGGCACGTCGATCAGATGCGGGCTCGTGGGCTGCGCGACGTCCGGTTCATCACGCCGACCGCGTTGAGTTACGGGAGTCAGACGGACGAGCCGAATCTCGACGCCGTTGAGGAACTGCTGGCGTCCTGCAGGGAGGGGATCGGGCCGAACGGGCGGGTCTTCTTCGGGTCGTTCCCGAGTGAGATCCGGCCCGAGCACGTCAGCCGGGAGGCGCTGCGGCTGGTGAAGAAGTACTGCGACAACAACAACATCATCGTGGGCGCCCAATCCGGCTCCGACCGGGTCCTTGACGCGGCCAAGCGTGGCCACAGCGTCGAGGAAGTGATGCGAGCCGCCCGGCTCGGGATCGAGGAGGGCTTCCGGATCAACGTCGACATGATCTTCGGCATGCCGGGCGAGAACCAGGACGACGTCGACGACTCGCTCACGCTCGCACGGGAGCTGGCCGACCTCGGCGCCCGTATCCACGCGCATACCTTCATGCCGCTGCCGGGGACCCCGTGGCGCGACGCGCCGCCCGGTGACGTCGATCCGGAGACGATCCGTGAGGTGGACCGGCTGTCGCGGCGCGGCGCCCTCTACGGCCACTGGCAGAAGCAGCGTGACCACGCGGCCCGGCTGGCGGCCGCCGCGGAGGCGTATCCGCGCCCGGGCCGCAGCCGCACGATTCTTCCGACGGTGCCGGCCGCGGCGAAACCCACCGACGGCTGCGCGACCTGCTGAGACCCGCCGTCCCAAAGAGCTGAAACCCGGCGTTCAGAGGGGGCGGGCCAGTGAGGCGGCGCGGGCCAGGTGGTCGGCCTTCAGTGACGCCCACCCGGCGGGGTCGCTTTCGGCCAGGACCGACCCGCCCAGGACGACGAAGTCGGACGAGGACGCCCGCGCGCCGATGCGGTCGGTGACCATGGTGGTCCGCATGGCCTGGTGGACACCGGATTTCTCCAGTTCGGCGACGGGGTGTCCGGCGGTGCAGAGCACGACCGCCCGCCGCGCCACCCGCCCCCACCCGGGCTTGTACGCCCATCCGGCCGTCCACACCCGGTCGAACCAGCCTTTCAGCATGGCCGGGCAGTCCGCCCACCACACCGGGTAGACGAACGCCCACACCTCGGCCGCGTCGAGCAGCTCCTGCTCCGCGGCCACGTCACAGGGCACGGGAGCGGAGGCCAGCCGCGCGTATTCGGCGGCGCTCAGGACGGGCTGGAAGCCGGACCCATAAAGATCCGAGACGGTGTACGACGACAGCCCGCCCACGAACGCGTCCAGCACCTCCCGGGTGAAGCTTTCCGGGCCGGGATGGGCGTAGACGACGTGAACCTGGCTCACATCGTGGATTCTGACAGGACCGCCGGCTCCGGCCGGGGCTCGGGCGTTCCGCCGTCGGTCCGGCTGGACCAGACGGCCGCGTTGACGGCGGCCCAGGCGACTCCGAGGACCACCGCTGCCACGGTCACGCTGGTGTCGCTCCAGTTCAGGTACACCCACGAACCGGCGCAGACCAGGGTGTACCCGGTGGCGAGCGTCCAGACGGTGACCCGCCACTTCCACGGCAGCCCCCGTACGGCCAGCCAGGCGAGCAGCCCGGCCGCGGCCGCCACCTGTGCGGTCTGCCCGGCCGGCATGCTGTGTACGGCGATCACCTGGGCGTCCAGGGGCAGTGATCCGTCGAGTTCGCCGGCCGGCGGGAACGGGATGTCGCCGGTGGTCCGCCGGCCGGGGTCGGCGGTGGCCGCCAGCACGACGGCGAGGACGACGGCGGGCAGGATCGGGCCGAGCACCTCGGGGAAGAAGGCGCGCAGGTCGAATCCGCGCCAGCACCACCGGGCCAGGGCGATGATCAGGGCCAGGATCACCAGGATCTCCGGGACCAGGGAGGTGGCGATCTGGAGGGCGGCGAAGTAGCCGTCGGAGGTCCACTGTGAACGCGTCCAGGCGGCCACCGTCTCGTCGACCGCGGACAGCCCGCTGAACCGCACCACCGGCGGGATCACCGCGATCAGCAGGACCGCCAGCGCGACGAGCAGGACGAGGCTCACCACGGTGGCGGTGCCGGCCGGCAGCGGCTTGGGACGGAAACGGCGCGCGATCGCGCGTACCGGATCGGGGTGTCGTCCGAACCAGCGGCCCGCCAGCGTCAGACCGAGAACGAGCACCGTCAGGGCGGCGAGCGCGCCCGCGGCGCGCCCGGCGCGCGCGGCAAGGACGTCGTAGGAGGCGCCGGCCGCGTAGCTCGCGCCGACCATCCACAGGGCCCAGAGAATCGCCGCCGGCGTGTGCCAGGCCATGAAGACCTTTCGGGGTACGCCGTTGCGCGCGGCCAGTCGCGGCATCAGCGTGCGTGCCCCCACCACCCACTGGCCCAGGAAGACGGCCCGTCCGCCGTGCCGCTGGAAGAGTTTCTCGGCCCGGTCCCAGGCGCGCTGTCTGCCGGTGGCCGGCGCGGTTCCGGCCCGCCAGTAGGCGATGTTGCCGCCGATGACCGCGGCCGCGACCGCGGTGAGCAGGGCCGGGCCGACCGGTACGACCCCGGCGTTGGCGAGCAGGCCCATCGCGACGAGGGCGGTGGCGGCCGGCAGCACCAGTCCGGCGAGCAGTGCCGTCTCAGCCGTGACCAGCACGCCGACGACGAGACAGACGAGCGCCCACGGCAAGCCGCCGAGCAGGTCGTTGAGCCACCGCATCGATCGAATCCCCCAGATGTAGCCGACAATGTGGACACTAAGGCTACGGCCGCAGCGGGGGAACGGTGATGCCCCTTAGGGATCCATCGATATCTCTTGCGGGGTGGGGTGCGGCGAACTAATCCGTTCAGCTGATTCCCACTGATCTATCAAGCGAGAAGCGTCGATGTCATGACTCAGGTTGTGCCCAAGTGGCGTGCAGTTTTACTCGATTTTCTGGAGCGGGCCGGCTGGTCCGCCGGACAGGTGTTCATCGCGACGCTGCTGGCCGGAGGTGTCAGCTCGGTCACCGAGCTGCCATGGAAGTACTCGGTCACCATCGCGATCGGCGCGTTCATCTCCTCGATGGTCCTCACCGGAGTGCAGTACCTGTCGAAGATGACCAACCTGGCCTTCTGGCCCGACCTGCTGGTCCGGCTCGCGAAGACGTTCCTGTCGTCGCTGGCCGGCTCGATGACGGCGGGCGTCTTCGACGTCACCGCCTTCGACTGGAACGCCGCTCTGAACGTGGCGTTCCTGGCCACCGT includes these proteins:
- a CDS encoding NAD(P)H-dependent oxidoreductase — its product is MSQVHVVYAHPGPESFTREVLDAFVGGLSSYTVSDLYGSGFQPVLSAAEYARLASAPVPCDVAAEQELLDAAEVWAFVYPVWWADCPAMLKGWFDRVWTAGWAYKPGWGRVARRAVVLCTAGHPVAELEKSGVHQAMRTTMVTDRIGARASSSDFVVLGGSVLAESDPAGWASLKADHLARAASLARPL
- a CDS encoding DedA family protein; the encoded protein is MRWLNDLLGGLPWALVCLVVGVLVTAETALLAGLVLPAATALVAMGLLANAGVVPVGPALLTAVAAAVIGGNIAYWRAGTAPATGRQRAWDRAEKLFQRHGGRAVFLGQWVVGARTLMPRLAARNGVPRKVFMAWHTPAAILWALWMVGASYAAGASYDVLAARAGRAAGALAALTVLVLGLTLAGRWFGRHPDPVRAIARRFRPKPLPAGTATVVSLVLLVALAVLLIAVIPPVVRFSGLSAVDETVAAWTRSQWTSDGYFAALQIATSLVPEILVILALIIALARWCWRGFDLRAFFPEVLGPILPAVVLAVVLAATADPGRRTTGDIPFPPAGELDGSLPLDAQVIAVHSMPAGQTAQVAAAAGLLAWLAVRGLPWKWRVTVWTLATGYTLVCAGSWVYLNWSDTSVTVAAVVLGVAWAAVNAAVWSSRTDGGTPEPRPEPAVLSESTM
- a CDS encoding TIGR04013 family B12-binding domain/radical SAM domain-containing protein, giving the protein MGGPELVLVLRYRKAVTYGFHALLGALGQHETATRYEVRFGEDVESAAAQIRDAVASGARVYVLWSFYSPDAAALAEELKQIRALADAPNVTHLAGGVHATAEPVQTLDAGWDMAAIGEGESTLLSLVDAKGDPTGITGLAYRDATGNLIRTGKAKQRDLNDFPGFALKWDKFNALEITRGCIYACRFCQTPFMFSAKFRHRSIENVRWHVDQMRARGLRDVRFITPTALSYGSQTDEPNLDAVEELLASCREGIGPNGRVFFGSFPSEIRPEHVSREALRLVKKYCDNNNIIVGAQSGSDRVLDAAKRGHSVEEVMRAARLGIEEGFRINVDMIFGMPGENQDDVDDSLTLARELADLGARIHAHTFMPLPGTPWRDAPPGDVDPETIREVDRLSRRGALYGHWQKQRDHAARLAAAAEAYPRPGRSRTILPTVPAAAKPTDGCATC
- a CDS encoding holin, giving the protein MTQVVPKWRAVLLDFLERAGWSAGQVFIATLLAGGVSSVTELPWKYSVTIAIGAFISSMVLTGVQYLSKMTNLAFWPDLLVRLAKTFLSSLAGSMTAGVFDVTAFDWNAALNVAFLATVASLAKGLLAREPAAPNGQVPPDASPSTLPTGTYREAVDHAPPPPTIAATDPPEGGSVPDGKPGVVLGEAGGSGPAAGDPA